A stretch of the Acanthochromis polyacanthus isolate Apoly-LR-REF ecotype Palm Island chromosome 22, KAUST_Apoly_ChrSc, whole genome shotgun sequence genome encodes the following:
- the harbi1 gene encoding putative nuclease HARBI1, with product MAIPIAILDCDLLLHGRGHKTLDRFDLDSVSDNTLLTQFGFPRDFILYLVELLREALCRRTQRSRAISPEVQVLAALGFYTSGSFQTSMGDTIGISQASMSRCVSNVTRVLVEKAPQFITFNGDPSSRQQSFQEFQRVAGFPGILGVLDCVQVAIKAPNSEDSSYVNKKGFHSVACQLVCDARGLLLSAETHWPGGLQDTVVLERSALYKQLQDTEEGWLLGDGRYPLRKWLMTPVDCPESPAEFRYNLAHTATHEIVDRTFRAIQTRFRCLDGTKGYLQYSPERSSSILLACCVLHNASLQSGLDAWTLERTEPLEQPSGLKQRPEDRDSQAEDLRKQLIRKHFS from the exons ATGGCCATCCCTATAGCCATCTTGGACTGCGATCTTCTCTTACATGGTCGAGGCCACAAAACTCTGGATCGCTTTGATCTGGACTCCGTCTCAGACAACACCCTCCTCACACAGTTTGGTTTCCCCAGAGACTTTATCTTGTATCTGGTGGAGCTACTCAGAGAG GCTCTCTGCAGGCGAACCCAGCGGTCCAGAGCCATCAGTCCTGAGGTCCAGGTGTTGGCTGCGTTGGGCTTCTACACATCTGGCTCCTTCCAGACGTCCATGGGGGATACGATAGGGATCAGTCAGGCGTCCATGTCCAGATGTGTGTCCAATGTGACCAGAGTGCTGGTGGAGAAAGCGCCCCAGTTCATTACCTTCAACGG AGATCCCTCCAGCAGACAGCAGTCGTTCCAGGAATTTCAGAGGGTGGCGGGATTTCCAGGAATTCTTGGGGTGCTGGACTGTGTTCAG GTTGCCATCAAAGCTCCAAACAGCGAAGACTCGTCGTATGTGAATAAAAAGGGCTTCCACTCTGTGGCCTGTCAGTTGGTTTGTGACGCTCGAGGATTGTTACTCAGCGCGGAGACGCACTGGCCAGGCGGGCTCCAAGACACCGTTGTTCTGGAACGATCTGCTCTGTACAAACAGCTGCAGGACACGGAGGAGGGCTGGCTGCTGG GTGACGGTCGCTACCCTTTAAGGAAGTGGTTGATGACCCCGGTGGACTGCCCAGAATCCCCTGCGGAATTCCGGTACAATCTGGCCCATACAGCGACTCATGAGATCGTGGATAGAACCTTCAGAGCCATCCAGACCAGATTCAGATGTTTAGACGGCACTAAAGGATACCTGCAG TATTCTCCAGAGAGGAGTTCGTCCATCCTGCTGGCCTGCTGCGTCCTCCACAACGCCTCGCTGCAGTCCGGATTAGATGCCTGGACTCTGGAGAGGACGGAGCCTCTGGAGCAGCCCAGCGGCCTCAAACAGAGACCGGAGGACCGCGACAGCCAGGCAGAGGACCTCCGAAAACAGCTCATACGCAAACATTTCAGCTGA
- the atg13 gene encoding autophagy-related protein 13 isoform X1: protein MDSDLSPQDKKDLDKFIKFFALKTVQVIVQARLGEKICTRSSSSPTGSDWFNLAIKDIPEVTHEAKKALAGQLPGIGRSMCVEISLKTSEGDSMELETWCLEMNEKCDKDIKVSYTVYNRLSVLLKSLLAITRVTPAYKLSRKQGHDYVILYRIYFGEVQLSGLGEGFQTVRVGVVGTPVGTVTLSCAYRTNLAFMSNRQFERSAPIMGIIVDHFVDPPCSSQRPAHMGQPCNYRAPDEEDGGTFAGVQDSQEVCTTSFSTSPPSQCVCTLSPSPSKLSKPLPLDSLQLPLAPGLVTHTLYTSRLSYQPPALAGAAELCHPAANPNQVLHAGKEGGVVLVPAQPPHGADAHLTVEHAPNTPSSSGDDDGLSQSAEGRRDEGRRSVSPSDPVESLSAFTRKVGAFVNKPSTQITAASLDLPFAAFAPRGLDSEENDPMVQPPDSPPCPSPLQASLHSQGSEGSGQQDDFVMVDFRPAFSKDDLLPMDLGTFYREFQNPPQLASLSLHISSQSMADDLDSLPEKLRVYEKNIDEFDAFVDMLQ from the exons ATGGACAGTGACCTAAGTCCGCAGGATAAAAAAGACTTAGACAAGTTCATTAAGTTCTTTGCCTTGAAG ACTGTCCAGGTAATCGTCCAAGCTCGCCTTGGAGAGAAGATCTGCACTCGCTCTTCCTCATCACCTACTGGCTCCGATTGG TTTAATTTGGCCATCAAAGACATCCCAGAGGTTACTCATGAAGCCAAGAAGGCACTGGCCGGCCAACTTCCAGGCATCGGGCGCTCCATGTGTGTTGAGATCTCCCTGAAGACGTCAGAG GGTGATTCAATGGAGTTAGAGACTTGGTGCTTGGAGATGAATGAAAA GTGTGATAAGGACATCAAGGTGTCATATACAGTTTATAAccgtctgtctgtccttctGAAGTCCCTGCTGGCCATCACCAGAGTAACACCTGCCTATAAACTGTCCAGAAAGCAGGGACACGATTACGTCATATTATACAG GATCTACTTTGGGGAAGTCCAGCTGAGTGGGTTAGGAGAAG GTTTTCAGACGGTGCGTGTCGGTGTCGTTGGAACTCCTGTTGGCACAGTCACACTTTCATGTGCTTACCGCACCAACCTGGCATTCATGTCTAACAG GCAGTTTGAAAGGTCAGCTCCAATCATGGGGATCATTGTGGATCACTTTGTGGATCCTCCCTGCAGCAGCCAGCGTCCAGCACACATGGGACAGCCCTGCAACTACAG AGCTCCAgatgaggaggatggaggaacATTCGCAGGAGTTCAGGACTCACAGGAGGTCTGCACCACCTCCTTCtccacctcccctccctctcaG tgtgtgtgcacactGAGTCCGTCTCCCTCTAAACTGTCCAAGCCCCTCCCTCTGGACAGTCTGCAGCTTCCATTGGCTCCTGGACTTGTCACTCACACT CTGTATACTTCCAGATTATCCTACCAGCCTCCAGCTCTAGCAGGAGCTGCTGAGCTTTGTCACCCTGCTGCCAATCCAAACCAG GTGTTGCATGCTGGGAAGGAAGGTGGGGTTGTATTGGTTCCTGCTCAGCCTCCTCATGGAGCCGATGCCCATCTAACAGTAGAGCACGCCCCAAACACACCCAGCAGCAG TGGGGATGATGACGGCCTGTCGCAGAGCGCAGAAGGACGGAGGGATGAAGGAAGGAGGAGCGTTTCTCCGTCTGACCCGGTGGAGTCTCTCAGTGCATTCACAAGGAAGGTCGGAGCCTTTGTTAATAAACCCAGCACACAG aTAACAGCAGCCAGTCTGGACCTGCCATTTGCTGCATTCGCTCCTCGAGGCCTGGACTCAGAGGAGAATGATCCCATG GTGCAGCCTCCAGACTCTCCTCCCTGCCCGTCACCCCTGCAGGCCAGTCTTCATTCTCAGGGCTCAGAGGGATCTGGGCAGCAGGATGATTTCGTAATGGTTGACTTT CGTCCGGCTTTTTCTAAAGACGACTTATTGCCAATGGATCTGGGCACCTTCTACAGAGAGTTTCAGAATCCTCCACAGCTGGCCAGCCTCTCGCTTCACATCAGCTCCCAGTCGATGGCAGACGACCTT GATTCACTGCCAGAAAAACTCCGTGTCTACGAGAAAAACATTGATGAGTTTGACGCTTTTGTGGACATGCTTCAGTAG
- the atg13 gene encoding autophagy-related protein 13 isoform X2 translates to MDSDLSPQDKKDLDKFIKFFALKTVQVIVQARLGEKICTRSSSSPTGSDWFNLAIKDIPEVTHEAKKALAGQLPGIGRSMCVEISLKTSEGDSMELETWCLEMNEKCDKDIKVSYTVYNRLSVLLKSLLAITRVTPAYKLSRKQGHDYVILYRIYFGEVQLSGLGEGFQTVRVGVVGTPVGTVTLSCAYRTNLAFMSNRQFERSAPIMGIIVDHFVDPPCSSQRPAHMGQPCNYRAPDEEDGGTFAGVQDSQEVCTTSFSTSPPSQLYTSRLSYQPPALAGAAELCHPAANPNQVLHAGKEGGVVLVPAQPPHGADAHLTVEHAPNTPSSSGDDDGLSQSAEGRRDEGRRSVSPSDPVESLSAFTRKVGAFVNKPSTQITAASLDLPFAAFAPRGLDSEENDPMVQPPDSPPCPSPLQASLHSQGSEGSGQQDDFVMVDFRPAFSKDDLLPMDLGTFYREFQNPPQLASLSLHISSQSMADDLDSLPEKLRVYEKNIDEFDAFVDMLQ, encoded by the exons ATGGACAGTGACCTAAGTCCGCAGGATAAAAAAGACTTAGACAAGTTCATTAAGTTCTTTGCCTTGAAG ACTGTCCAGGTAATCGTCCAAGCTCGCCTTGGAGAGAAGATCTGCACTCGCTCTTCCTCATCACCTACTGGCTCCGATTGG TTTAATTTGGCCATCAAAGACATCCCAGAGGTTACTCATGAAGCCAAGAAGGCACTGGCCGGCCAACTTCCAGGCATCGGGCGCTCCATGTGTGTTGAGATCTCCCTGAAGACGTCAGAG GGTGATTCAATGGAGTTAGAGACTTGGTGCTTGGAGATGAATGAAAA GTGTGATAAGGACATCAAGGTGTCATATACAGTTTATAAccgtctgtctgtccttctGAAGTCCCTGCTGGCCATCACCAGAGTAACACCTGCCTATAAACTGTCCAGAAAGCAGGGACACGATTACGTCATATTATACAG GATCTACTTTGGGGAAGTCCAGCTGAGTGGGTTAGGAGAAG GTTTTCAGACGGTGCGTGTCGGTGTCGTTGGAACTCCTGTTGGCACAGTCACACTTTCATGTGCTTACCGCACCAACCTGGCATTCATGTCTAACAG GCAGTTTGAAAGGTCAGCTCCAATCATGGGGATCATTGTGGATCACTTTGTGGATCCTCCCTGCAGCAGCCAGCGTCCAGCACACATGGGACAGCCCTGCAACTACAG AGCTCCAgatgaggaggatggaggaacATTCGCAGGAGTTCAGGACTCACAGGAGGTCTGCACCACCTCCTTCtccacctcccctccctctcaG CTGTATACTTCCAGATTATCCTACCAGCCTCCAGCTCTAGCAGGAGCTGCTGAGCTTTGTCACCCTGCTGCCAATCCAAACCAG GTGTTGCATGCTGGGAAGGAAGGTGGGGTTGTATTGGTTCCTGCTCAGCCTCCTCATGGAGCCGATGCCCATCTAACAGTAGAGCACGCCCCAAACACACCCAGCAGCAG TGGGGATGATGACGGCCTGTCGCAGAGCGCAGAAGGACGGAGGGATGAAGGAAGGAGGAGCGTTTCTCCGTCTGACCCGGTGGAGTCTCTCAGTGCATTCACAAGGAAGGTCGGAGCCTTTGTTAATAAACCCAGCACACAG aTAACAGCAGCCAGTCTGGACCTGCCATTTGCTGCATTCGCTCCTCGAGGCCTGGACTCAGAGGAGAATGATCCCATG GTGCAGCCTCCAGACTCTCCTCCCTGCCCGTCACCCCTGCAGGCCAGTCTTCATTCTCAGGGCTCAGAGGGATCTGGGCAGCAGGATGATTTCGTAATGGTTGACTTT CGTCCGGCTTTTTCTAAAGACGACTTATTGCCAATGGATCTGGGCACCTTCTACAGAGAGTTTCAGAATCCTCCACAGCTGGCCAGCCTCTCGCTTCACATCAGCTCCCAGTCGATGGCAGACGACCTT GATTCACTGCCAGAAAAACTCCGTGTCTACGAGAAAAACATTGATGAGTTTGACGCTTTTGTGGACATGCTTCAGTAG